TCGCGAATGGTGTGATCGGGCGCGTTCGATGTGCATGGAACGCTGGGCGAGGGGGCTGTAATGACCATCAACGCCACTAATGTGCCCGTTGCGCACACCCTTAATCCCGCAATCTTCCTCGCCGAATTTGTCGACCTTGGCGGCGGCTACTGCCTCACCCCCGACGGCAAGGTCCGCCTCGCTGTCTTTTGTGTTGATGGTCATGAGGATGGGCGCGACGAGGCTCTTCAACTCATTCGCCATCTGACGCCCAACGATCTCGCAACAATCAGTTCGTACTTGCGGATGACTGCCTGCCAGCGAGTGCTGGCACCAAGCCCGACAAACATCGCCTGTAGCCTTTCGTCTGATCCGGCCTGGGCCGAACTTGCCGCCGATCTGCGCGCGAAATTTGCGGCGTGGCTGGCTGCGATTGACGTGGAGCAGGAAGCCGATGGTGCTTTCGATGCCGCTGCGGCCGGTCTGCCGCCACAACCGGTCAAGCCCGGTTCTGCTATAAATGGCGAGATTCGGGACGCTAATGACGCAGCGGAATTCATGGCCAAATGGGATGAATACGAACGCGATTACGCCGCCTGGAAAGAGCAGCGCGCGGAACTTCGGTCAAAAATCGTTGGTCCGGCGAAAGCCGAATATGACCGTACCCATGCTGCCTATTCGGGCGCACTCAATACCCTGATGTCCTACCGCACCAACAACCTCCGCGATCTTCGCGAAAAGATCGAAATCATCATAGCAGACTATGACGGATCGCCGATCGCACATGAATATGTGCGCGACATCCTCGCCGATGTTTCCCGCCTAGCTGGGGAGGAGTGAGTCATGGGTCTGGTCCATGATATTGCAGCTCGCGCTGCCTATGCGACCGTAGCGCTCGGCACGTTGGGCACGTGTCCCATATGGGATGCCGCCGTCTCAGCCTATCTTTGCAGGCTTACGTTGCAGAACGCCGACGCGGAGTTCGGCTCGCTGGCGAAATCGATAGATGAGACCACACGGCTATCGATGAGCATGAAACAGCGGCATGGCGAGCGCTGGTGCGAAAATCCCGCCCTCGCCGACACGCGGTCTAGGATTGCCCGTGAAGATTTGGCGGCCAACGATCAATGGACAGATGATTTCTGCCGTCCGCTCTGGCGCGCTGCCAATGAGTTGGCGGCAACGCCCGCGCCGACGCTGGCGGCCGCCACATTCAAGGCCTTGATGATCGAATACGAGGAGGTCTGGAACGATACTAACTTTTCTGCGGACTGCATGGACATCCTGCAAGCCGATTTCAGCCGACTGGCCGGCGACGCGTAGGCCATGGCCACGCTTCACACCATGGGGAGGCCTTCGGGCCTTCCCTTTGTTGGCTGTCCCAGTCCCCAGACTGCTGACGAATGTCGATCCCGGGAACGGCGCTGCCGACCACTCTGCATGTGCATTCCGTGTGTAATCGAGCATGGCATTACACGGAGAGTCACGGAATGTTCTCAGAGGGGAACGGATCGTGAAATCCGCCAAGCGGCGGCGAGTCGGGAACGCTGCGGAATTGGCCGGTACGTTGCACGGTTAGACTGTAAATCTGCCCGCGCAAGCGTACGCTAGTTCGAATCTAGCCCTGTCCACCACCGCTGCTTCTTCTCGTCGATCCGGTCGTGAAGCGCCGTAGCCGGGCTTAATGCCCGGTTCGCGTAACGTGTTCGCGATCCCGGCGTTTTCACATGACCGGGCACGCTCAGGACCGCTTGCCCGGAACCTGCCCTTGCCGCCTTGCGCGCCAACCCGTAGATGAGCCCCATGCCCGGAGATATTCTTGACAACCGCGGTCGCGGCAGCGCCGGCTGGAGCTGGCCAGCCATTCACCCCGAAGGACGCAAGTTCGCGCTTGTTTCCGCCGCGCTCAGCCTAGGCAGCGCGGTCATGGCGTGGGAGACGCTGGCCTGGCCGCTGGCGTTCCTGACCGTCGGCATCCTTGCCTTCTTTCGCGATCCCTTGCGGGTCACGCCGCGCGACGACCGATTCGTGGTGTCGCCCGCCGATGGCCTGATCACGCTGATCCAGAAGGTGCCGCCGCCGCGCGAACTGACCGCCGATGACGGAACCGGCGCTAATGGCATGGCGGAAACGCCGGTAACGCGCGTGTCCATTTTCATGAGCGTGTTCGACGTTCACATCAACCGGTCGCCGATTGGCGGCACGATTCGCCGCGTGGTCTATATTCCCGGCAAGTTCCTCAATGCCGATCTCGACAAGGCCAGCGAGGAGAACGAGCGCCAGCATTTCCTGGTCGAGCGCAGCGATGGCGTGCAGATCGGCTTCACCCAGATCGCCGGCTTGATCGCGCGCCGCATCGTGCCGTTCGTGAAGGGCGGGGACATCGTCGCCGCCGGCCAACGCGTGGGCTTGATTCGCTTCGGTAGCCGCGTCGATGTCTATCTGCCCGAAGGCACCGAACCCAAGGTGCTGATGGGACAGCGGGTGGTCGCCGGGGAAACCGTGCTGGCCGAGATCGGACAGGCGCCGATGATCGAGGGCGTCAGCCAGTGACCTCCGGGCCTGCGCCGTCTGCGGAGCCCGAAGAGACGTTTGACGTGAACGGCGAAGCTCTGCCGGACGGTGAGGACTTCGGCCGCACCAGCCTGCCGCGTGGATTGACCCTGCGCGCGCTGGTGCCCAACGCGATTACCTCTGCCGCGCTCTGTTCGGGGCTGACCGGCATCCGCTTTGCCATCAACGGCGATTTCGAGCGCGCGGTGATGGCGGTGATCGTCGCGGGCATTCTCGATGGCATCGATGGACGCGTCGCGCGGATGATGAAGGCGCAGTCGCGCTTCGGCGCGGAACTCGATAGCCTCTCGGACGCGATTTCGTTCGGCGTCGCGCCTGCCCTGATCCTCTACCTGTGGTCGCTGCAGACCGAGCCGCGCTTCGGCTGGTTTGCCGCGCTGGCGCTGGCGGTGTGCTGCGCGCTGCGGCTGGCCCGCTTCAACGCCCGGATCGACATGGCGGACCAGCCGCACAAATCGGCTGGGTTCCTCACTGGTGTTCCCGCTCCGGTGGGGGCGGGGCTCGCCATGCTGCCGCTATACCTGTGGATTGCCAGCGGGCGCGAGGAGTTCCGCTACCCGGTTTTCGTCGGAGTATGGGCGGCGCTGATTGCGTTCCTGATGATTTCCAACATGGCCACGCTGGGCTGGACCGCATTGCGTCCGCGTCGCGCCATCCGCCTGGAAGTGATCGCGCTGTTCGGGCTGGTGATCGCCGCGCTGCTGACCGAACCGTGGTTGACGCTGGTGGGTATTTGCGGAGTCTATCTCGCGCTCGTGCCGGTTGGCGTGGTCCGCTATGCGCGCGTCAGGC
The Novosphingobium sp. EMRT-2 genome window above contains:
- a CDS encoding phosphatidylserine decarboxylase; the encoded protein is MPGDILDNRGRGSAGWSWPAIHPEGRKFALVSAALSLGSAVMAWETLAWPLAFLTVGILAFFRDPLRVTPRDDRFVVSPADGLITLIQKVPPPRELTADDGTGANGMAETPVTRVSIFMSVFDVHINRSPIGGTIRRVVYIPGKFLNADLDKASEENERQHFLVERSDGVQIGFTQIAGLIARRIVPFVKGGDIVAAGQRVGLIRFGSRVDVYLPEGTEPKVLMGQRVVAGETVLAEIGQAPMIEGVSQ
- a CDS encoding phosphatidylcholine/phosphatidylserine synthase, giving the protein MNGEALPDGEDFGRTSLPRGLTLRALVPNAITSAALCSGLTGIRFAINGDFERAVMAVIVAGILDGIDGRVARMMKAQSRFGAELDSLSDAISFGVAPALILYLWSLQTEPRFGWFAALALAVCCALRLARFNARIDMADQPHKSAGFLTGVPAPVGAGLAMLPLYLWIASGREEFRYPVFVGVWAALIAFLMISNMATLGWTALRPRRAIRLEVIALFGLVIAALLTEPWLTLVGICGVYLALVPVGVVRYARVRRLRGGQGRSAVPPSA